In Borreliella afzelii, the genomic window ATTTTTCCATTTTGGTAATATCTTGCTCAATAGCCTTTTTTGTTGCTGCATGATCAAGAATACCTTTAAATTTAATAGTGAATTTGTCGCTCATTAAGCCCTCACTTGCTTAAAATTAATTCATACAACTCTTTTTCTAATTTAAGATCAGCAATTCGATTGACTTCTAAAAGCTCATCATAAGGCAATTTCTTAACATCATCGTATGAGCAA contains:
- a CDS encoding DUF1322 family protein → CSYDDVKKLPYDELLEVNRIADLKLEKELYELILSK